One window of Thermocoleostomius sinensis A174 genomic DNA carries:
- a CDS encoding B12-binding domain-containing radical SAM protein — protein MRVLLLYPLFPKSFWSFEEALELLNRKAMFPPLGLITVAALLPQDWEFKLVDRNVRAVTDAEWEWAEMVILSAMIVQKPDLLEQIREAKRRGKRVAVGGPYATALPQEVAEADYLILDEGEMTLPQFVEAIERGDTQGIFRANGEKPDVTQTPIPRYDLLDFNAYDSMSVQFSRGCPFQCEFCDIIVLYGRKPRTKTPQQLLAELDRLYELGWRGGIFMVDDNFIGNKRNVKLLLKELKGWMAERGYPFGFVTEASVDLADDPELMEMMLECNFGTVFLGIETPDEDSLEFTKKFQNTRSPLVEAVQRITKTGLRVMAGFIIGFDGEKPGAGDRIIRFVEQTTIPNPFFSMLQALPDTALWHRLKKEGRLRETQDVNGNQTNLMNFVPTRPIEEITREYIDAFWTLYDPEVYLDRVYRHIMMMGAPRVKSTAQPITFDQIRAGLTLIWRQGIKRKTRWKFWHHFLNVLRHNPRLWIKFVITCAYGEHFMVYREVVRNQLEKQLAEFLAEEQRLQVEPDSSIQSIAS, from the coding sequence ATGCGTGTTTTACTGCTGTATCCGCTGTTCCCAAAAAGCTTCTGGTCGTTTGAGGAAGCATTGGAGCTATTAAACCGCAAGGCCATGTTTCCGCCTTTAGGACTGATTACCGTGGCAGCGCTGCTACCTCAAGATTGGGAGTTCAAGCTCGTCGATCGCAATGTTCGAGCAGTGACAGACGCTGAATGGGAATGGGCGGAGATGGTGATTCTCTCGGCGATGATTGTGCAAAAACCGGACTTACTAGAGCAAATTCGCGAAGCGAAGCGCCGGGGTAAGCGGGTGGCGGTGGGTGGGCCCTATGCTACCGCGTTGCCGCAAGAAGTGGCTGAGGCCGACTACCTGATTCTGGATGAGGGCGAAATGACATTGCCTCAGTTTGTGGAGGCGATCGAACGGGGTGACACGCAGGGGATTTTCCGGGCTAATGGCGAAAAGCCCGATGTGACGCAGACGCCGATTCCACGCTATGACTTGTTGGACTTTAACGCCTACGATTCGATGTCGGTGCAGTTTTCGCGAGGCTGCCCGTTTCAGTGTGAATTCTGTGACATCATTGTCCTGTATGGTCGCAAACCCCGCACCAAAACGCCTCAACAGCTTTTGGCAGAACTCGATCGTCTCTACGAATTGGGCTGGCGCGGCGGTATTTTTATGGTGGACGATAACTTCATCGGCAACAAGCGCAACGTAAAACTGCTGCTGAAGGAATTAAAAGGCTGGATGGCCGAGCGGGGCTATCCCTTCGGCTTTGTGACAGAGGCCTCGGTAGATTTAGCCGACGATCCAGAGTTGATGGAAATGATGCTGGAGTGCAACTTTGGGACGGTGTTTCTGGGCATTGAAACACCTGATGAAGACAGCCTAGAGTTTACGAAGAAGTTCCAAAATACTCGCAGTCCCCTGGTGGAAGCAGTGCAGCGCATTACCAAAACCGGACTACGGGTGATGGCTGGCTTTATTATTGGCTTTGACGGCGAAAAACCAGGTGCAGGCGATCGCATTATTCGTTTTGTGGAACAAACTACCATCCCGAACCCGTTCTTCAGTATGTTACAAGCTTTGCCTGATACAGCCCTGTGGCATCGGCTGAAGAAAGAAGGACGGCTGCGAGAAACCCAGGATGTAAACGGCAATCAAACCAATTTAATGAACTTTGTGCCAACTCGTCCGATTGAGGAAATTACCCGTGAGTACATTGATGCTTTCTGGACGCTGTACGACCCGGAAGTGTACCTCGATCGGGTCTATCGTCACATCATGATGATGGGTGCACCCAGGGTTAAATCAACGGCACAACCGATTACCTTTGATCAGATTCGTGCCGGACTAACGCTGATTTGGCGGCAAGGTATTAAACGCAAGACGCGCTGGAAATTTTGGCATCATTTTCTCAACGTGTTGCGCCACAATCCTAGGCTGTGGATTAAGTTTGTGATTACCTGTGCCTATGGCGAACACTTTATGGTGTATCGCGAAGTGGTGCGAAATCAACTCGAAAAACAATTGGCAGAGTTTTTGGCTGAAGAGCAGCGACTGCAAGTGGAACCTGATTCGTCGATTCAATCAATTGCTAGTTGA
- a CDS encoding NAD-dependent epimerase/dehydratase family protein, with amino-acid sequence MKALVTGANGFTGSHLVKALEQRGDTVVGLVRETSDLSRLAGCQVQLVHGDITDRTALQTAMLGVDVVFHTAAYVELGLVDAAKMERINVEGTRAVLETAKAAGVSKLVYCSTIGVYGDTKGQVIDETFQRQQADFSSAYDSTKYKAQQLVDQFAAEGLPVVSVMPSGIFGAEDPHFGPVLQTFLNGRLKVWAGGDRMTGIVHVDDLVAAMLLAVEKAAPGSHYIISTGDLSTREMFEFLSQETGIPVPREVPEPIVRLAGNLLDPIGRLLSWQPPISRERVHYVYDRCVRVDGSKARRELGWQPRSVEQTLRDCLRIEN; translated from the coding sequence ATGAAAGCACTGGTAACGGGCGCAAATGGGTTCACAGGTTCTCATTTAGTCAAAGCGCTGGAGCAGCGGGGAGACACGGTTGTTGGTTTGGTACGTGAAACTAGCGATCTGTCTCGTTTGGCAGGCTGTCAGGTGCAATTGGTACATGGTGATATTACCGATCGCACCGCGTTGCAAACAGCGATGCTAGGCGTCGATGTGGTGTTTCACACAGCGGCTTATGTGGAACTGGGCTTGGTCGATGCCGCCAAGATGGAACGCATCAATGTGGAGGGTACGCGGGCGGTGCTGGAAACGGCTAAGGCGGCAGGGGTGTCTAAGCTGGTGTATTGCAGCACGATCGGTGTGTATGGTGACACTAAAGGGCAGGTGATTGACGAAACCTTTCAGCGGCAGCAAGCCGATTTTTCCTCGGCCTACGATTCCACGAAATATAAGGCTCAGCAGTTAGTCGATCAGTTTGCTGCCGAAGGACTACCCGTGGTCAGTGTTATGCCGTCAGGGATTTTTGGTGCAGAAGATCCGCACTTTGGCCCGGTGTTGCAAACGTTTCTGAACGGACGGCTCAAGGTATGGGCTGGGGGCGATCGCATGACGGGCATTGTGCATGTGGATGACTTGGTGGCGGCAATGCTGCTTGCCGTGGAGAAAGCGGCACCAGGGTCGCACTACATTATTTCTACGGGCGATCTCAGCACCCGCGAAATGTTTGAGTTTCTTAGTCAAGAAACGGGCATTCCTGTACCGCGTGAAGTGCCGGAGCCGATCGTCCGTCTGGCTGGAAATCTCCTCGATCCGATCGGTCGCTTATTGTCTTGGCAACCCCCAATCAGCCGTGAACGAGTGCATTATGTTTACGATCGTTGTGTGCGAGTAGATGGCTCGAAGGCTCGGCGAGAATTGGGCTGGCAACCACGATCGGTAGAGCAAACCCTGCGAGATTGCTTGCGAATAGAAAACTAA
- a CDS encoding TVP38/TMEM64 family protein, with protein sequence MMVAFIVKHLTLWLKSPQSTRLMAIVGLATIALLLTPTPVWSQPVMNNGFNPQDWLRDSLQWIDELGWVGAIAFIAIYIIATVAFLPGSILTLGAGVVFGVIQGSVYVFVGATLGATLAFWVGRYLAREWVARRIANHDKFRAIDEAVGRDGFKVVLLTRLSPIFPFNLLNYAFGLTQVSLRDYILGCVGMIPGTIMYVYLGSLAGNLALIGTNEQPTNPTVQWAIRIFGFLATLAVTLYVTRLARKALSESIDPDTLPEKRTS encoded by the coding sequence ATGATGGTTGCCTTCATTGTCAAACACCTCACCTTGTGGCTGAAGTCGCCCCAATCAACCCGCTTGATGGCGATCGTGGGGTTGGCGACGATTGCGCTGCTGCTGACCCCAACTCCAGTATGGTCCCAACCTGTCATGAATAATGGCTTCAATCCTCAAGACTGGCTGCGCGACAGCTTGCAGTGGATTGATGAGTTGGGGTGGGTTGGTGCGATCGCCTTTATCGCGATTTATATCATTGCGACAGTGGCGTTTTTGCCGGGTTCTATCTTGACCCTAGGAGCCGGAGTCGTGTTTGGCGTCATCCAAGGCTCGGTGTATGTTTTCGTTGGGGCTACACTGGGCGCCACGCTGGCATTTTGGGTGGGACGCTATTTGGCGCGCGAGTGGGTAGCTCGACGCATTGCCAACCATGACAAATTTCGGGCGATCGACGAGGCAGTTGGCCGCGATGGGTTCAAGGTTGTCCTATTAACTCGTCTTTCTCCTATATTTCCCTTTAATTTGCTTAACTATGCCTTTGGTCTCACCCAAGTCTCATTACGAGATTACATATTGGGCTGTGTGGGTATGATTCCTGGCACGATCATGTACGTCTATCTGGGGTCGCTCGCTGGCAATCTGGCTTTAATCGGTACCAATGAGCAGCCCACCAACCCTACTGTGCAATGGGCAATCCGCATTTTCGGGTTCCTGGCAACACTCGCCGTAACCCTGTATGTAACGCGCCTGGCTCGAAAAGCACTGTCAGAGTCGATCGACCCGGACACTCTGCCCGAAAAAAGAACCAGCTAA
- a CDS encoding endonuclease III domain-containing protein: MLFQPPDPELQHKAILIHDRLCALYGCPIPYFSDLDPLSELIAALLSHRTKNADSHRAFQQLVHQFPTWEAVRTAPTEMIEQAIAPCTWAEQKAPRLQHVLQRIHEQCDDESLSFLSEMPVAEARAWLESLPGVGPKTSAAVLSFSRLRRRALAVDSHHHRVAVRLGLIAGTISVGPAHAILEAQLPAEWTAQQVYDNHEVMMMHGQKCCYYKNPACDRCPVLDLCPHGQRRMIDRRRS, encoded by the coding sequence TTGTTGTTTCAGCCCCCCGACCCAGAACTTCAGCACAAGGCCATTTTGATTCACGATCGCCTGTGTGCCCTTTATGGCTGTCCAATTCCCTATTTCAGCGATCTTGATCCGCTCAGTGAACTTATTGCGGCATTATTGTCTCATCGCACAAAAAATGCAGACTCGCATCGGGCTTTTCAACAATTAGTTCACCAGTTTCCCACTTGGGAAGCAGTCCGGACAGCACCCACTGAAATGATTGAGCAGGCGATCGCGCCGTGTACGTGGGCAGAACAAAAAGCGCCTCGTCTTCAACACGTCCTACAGCGAATTCACGAACAATGTGACGATGAATCGCTGAGTTTTCTGAGCGAGATGCCTGTTGCAGAAGCCAGAGCTTGGTTAGAGTCGTTACCGGGTGTGGGCCCTAAAACCAGTGCTGCTGTCCTGTCCTTTAGTCGATTGCGAAGACGGGCTTTAGCAGTAGACAGCCATCATCACCGTGTTGCAGTTCGACTTGGGCTAATTGCTGGAACCATCAGTGTTGGTCCAGCTCATGCCATTCTAGAAGCCCAACTGCCTGCTGAATGGACTGCCCAACAGGTATACGACAACCACGAAGTGATGATGATGCACGGGCAGAAATGCTGCTATTACAAAAACCCTGCTTGCGATCGCTGCCCTGTTCTCGATCTCTGTCCACATGGGCAACGACGAATGATCGATCGGCGCAGAAGTTGA
- a CDS encoding glycerophosphodiester phosphodiesterase, producing the protein MKVRFRLSWLAAVSAIFVLLSQGSVTAYPTLSGAPPLVIGHRGASGYLPEHTLEAYQLAIEQGADFIEPDLVSTKDGVLIARHEPNLIDTTNVSEVTKFADRRKTVSVDGAEQEGFFSEDFTLAEIKELRARQAMPQRDQSYNDQYEIPTLQEIIDLVKQTEADTGRRIGIYPETKHPTYFDQLGLSLEEPLIETLVASDFTDPQRVFIQSFEVTNLKDELTALMAQAGIDLPLVQLYDEFQLQPYDFVVSGDPRTYGDLISADSLRNFVSTYASGIGPWKRTFVLTEPIDPPVDANGDGTAEVTERLTGEILPVIENAHAAGLQVHPYTFRDEEKYLTVDYEGNPMAEYQQFYELGVDGVFSDFPDTAVAAREQ; encoded by the coding sequence ATGAAAGTTCGTTTTCGATTAAGCTGGCTGGCAGCCGTTTCTGCCATTTTTGTGTTGTTGAGTCAAGGCTCTGTGACAGCCTATCCCACCCTATCTGGTGCGCCCCCACTGGTAATTGGGCATCGAGGTGCCAGTGGCTATCTGCCAGAACACACCTTGGAGGCCTATCAACTAGCGATCGAGCAAGGAGCCGATTTCATTGAGCCAGATTTGGTGTCCACTAAGGATGGGGTGTTGATTGCCCGGCATGAACCCAATTTGATCGACACCACCAACGTCAGTGAAGTAACAAAATTTGCCGATCGTCGCAAAACCGTATCCGTCGATGGAGCCGAGCAAGAGGGCTTTTTCTCGGAAGATTTTACTCTCGCTGAAATCAAAGAACTGCGGGCCCGGCAAGCCATGCCTCAGCGCGACCAGTCGTACAACGATCAGTATGAAATTCCAACACTGCAAGAAATTATTGACTTGGTGAAACAAACCGAGGCAGACACCGGACGGCGCATTGGCATTTATCCTGAGACCAAACACCCCACCTATTTTGATCAACTGGGGCTATCGCTGGAAGAACCGCTGATTGAAACCCTCGTGGCTAGCGACTTTACTGATCCACAGCGTGTTTTCATTCAGTCTTTTGAAGTGACCAATCTCAAAGACGAACTGACTGCTCTCATGGCTCAAGCCGGAATTGATCTCCCTTTGGTGCAACTATACGACGAATTTCAGCTTCAGCCCTACGATTTTGTTGTCAGTGGCGATCCGCGCACCTACGGCGATCTAATTTCAGCCGATAGCCTCCGCAACTTTGTTTCCACCTATGCCAGCGGCATTGGTCCTTGGAAACGCACATTTGTCTTAACCGAACCGATCGATCCGCCCGTCGATGCGAACGGAGACGGCACCGCCGAAGTCACCGAGCGCTTAACCGGGGAAATTCTGCCCGTGATTGAAAATGCTCATGCGGCTGGCTTGCAGGTGCATCCTTACACCTTCCGCGATGAAGAGAAGTATCTCACCGTCGATTATGAAGGCAACCCGATGGCCGAGTACCAACAATTCTATGAACTCGGTGTTGATGGCGTGTTTTCCGACTTCCCAGACACAGCCGTAGCCGCACGGGAACAGTAG
- a CDS encoding mercuric reductase, which yields MSQSAFQPVVVSPMDEFNQRLVSRVHPPDWTNPQPRDRYDLVVIGAGTAGLVVAAGAAGLGLGLKVALIEKHLMGGDCLNVGCVPSKCVIRSSRVVAEMRAADRFGVRSPNSIEVDFAAVMARMRQVRAGISDHDSADRFRNLGIDVFLGAGQFVEPGTIAVGGTTLRYKKAVIATGARAAVPNVDGLDQAGCLTNETVFSLTERPSRLAVIGGGPIGSELAQTFQRLGSQVILFHRGSHILNKEDADAAAVVQRVFIREGIDLVLNSALRRVESTSEGKVIHFTRDGNPDSITVDEILVGAGRAPNVEGLNLESVGVEYNRQRGIAVNDYLQTTNPHIYAAGDICMDWKFTHAADAAARIVIKNTLFAPFGLGRSTLSSLVMPWVTYTDPEIAHVGLYEQEAQQQGIDVEVITIPFEEVDRALADGEESGFLKILHPRGSDKILGATIVARHAGEMISEVTTAMVHKLGLNKLSSVIHPYPTQAEAIKKAADAYRRTLLTPRTKGFLRALTKLS from the coding sequence GTGTCTCAATCTGCCTTTCAACCTGTGGTTGTTTCCCCCATGGACGAATTCAACCAGCGTTTGGTGTCTCGGGTGCATCCGCCAGACTGGACGAATCCGCAACCGCGCGATCGCTATGATTTGGTTGTGATCGGGGCGGGTACAGCAGGATTAGTGGTAGCGGCCGGGGCAGCGGGGCTGGGGCTAGGGTTGAAGGTGGCGTTGATTGAGAAGCACTTAATGGGGGGAGATTGCCTCAATGTTGGCTGTGTGCCGTCGAAATGTGTGATTCGATCGTCGCGGGTAGTGGCAGAAATGCGAGCGGCCGATCGATTTGGGGTACGATCGCCCAACTCAATTGAGGTTGATTTTGCAGCCGTCATGGCCCGAATGCGACAAGTGCGGGCAGGCATTAGCGATCACGACTCGGCCGATCGCTTTCGCAATTTAGGCATTGATGTGTTTTTGGGAGCCGGACAATTTGTTGAACCCGGTACGATTGCGGTAGGCGGAACAACGCTGCGCTACAAAAAAGCCGTGATTGCTACGGGGGCAAGGGCAGCGGTTCCTAATGTTGACGGATTAGATCAGGCTGGCTGTCTCACCAACGAAACGGTGTTTTCCTTGACCGAACGTCCATCGCGCTTAGCGGTGATTGGCGGTGGCCCGATCGGCAGTGAACTGGCTCAAACCTTTCAGCGGTTGGGGTCGCAGGTAATTCTGTTTCATCGCGGTTCCCATATTCTTAACAAAGAAGATGCCGATGCAGCCGCAGTGGTGCAGCGAGTGTTCATTCGTGAAGGCATTGATTTAGTCCTGAACAGCGCCTTGAGACGCGTTGAGTCTACGTCTGAAGGCAAGGTGATTCACTTTACTCGGGATGGCAACCCGGACTCCATCACCGTCGATGAAATTTTGGTGGGGGCGGGTCGTGCCCCAAATGTGGAAGGGCTGAACCTAGAATCGGTTGGAGTGGAGTACAATCGCCAGCGCGGGATCGCGGTCAATGATTATCTGCAAACGACGAATCCCCACATCTACGCGGCCGGGGATATTTGCATGGACTGGAAATTTACCCATGCGGCTGATGCGGCTGCTCGCATTGTGATCAAGAATACGCTGTTTGCCCCCTTTGGGCTGGGACGATCGACGCTCAGCAGCTTGGTCATGCCCTGGGTGACGTACACCGATCCGGAGATTGCCCATGTAGGTCTTTATGAGCAAGAAGCGCAACAACAGGGGATTGACGTTGAAGTGATTACCATTCCTTTTGAAGAAGTCGATCGCGCGTTGGCAGATGGTGAGGAATCTGGCTTTCTAAAAATTCTGCACCCACGAGGATCAGACAAAATTCTGGGAGCGACGATCGTGGCTCGTCATGCCGGAGAAATGATCAGCGAAGTCACAACAGCAATGGTGCACAAGTTGGGACTCAATAAGCTCTCTAGCGTCATTCATCCCTATCCCACCCAAGCCGAAGCCATCAAAAAAGCTGCCGATGCCTATCGACGCACCCTGCTAACGCCTCGAACAAAGGGATTTCTGCGAGCCTTAACTAAACTCTCGTAG
- a CDS encoding FtsX-like permease family protein — protein MTSVARKNLFEDIPRFLVAQAGIMFAVSLVTIQVGLLNGFSRSVGVLIDRSAADVWVASADMVNLELTLPIPAGHLKLAQQVPGVERAEPLFLGGGIWRSPQGKITTIRLFGFDPAGQLFSPSPLIEGQVNTLNQPYTVIADKATLSSLDVQQTGTTANIGSLGVELVGLTEDTQSIASSAYLFSSIETAKAISTGGRTANLNCRFQGEEFVCSSVYEQSTQSNPALTPLADTDPITYVLVRARPGEDLPSLKQQLAQLLPNTRVLTREEMASRTRRYWIRRTGVGFILGLGAAVGVVVGMVIVGQILYSSVSDHMKEFATLKAMGVADRIVYGIIIRQALWMAVLGYIPSLMLCIGLGVWTFTTQGIMILITPITATAIFGITVLMCVGSALFATQKVTRVDPAIVFKS, from the coding sequence ATGACTTCTGTTGCTCGCAAGAATCTGTTTGAAGACATTCCTCGCTTTTTGGTGGCGCAGGCTGGCATTATGTTTGCCGTGAGCCTCGTCACCATTCAGGTGGGGCTTTTGAACGGTTTCTCTCGTTCGGTTGGTGTTTTAATCGATCGATCGGCGGCAGATGTGTGGGTCGCCAGTGCCGACATGGTCAACTTGGAATTGACTCTGCCGATTCCCGCTGGACATTTGAAGCTGGCGCAGCAAGTTCCGGGAGTGGAGCGGGCGGAACCTTTGTTTCTGGGAGGTGGCATCTGGCGCAGCCCTCAGGGGAAAATCACCACTATTCGGCTGTTTGGGTTTGATCCAGCAGGACAATTATTTAGTCCGTCGCCGTTGATTGAAGGACAGGTGAACACCTTAAACCAACCCTATACGGTCATCGCTGATAAAGCCACCCTGAGTAGTTTAGATGTGCAACAGACGGGCACCACGGCTAACATCGGCTCGCTGGGGGTTGAATTAGTTGGTCTTACCGAAGATACGCAATCTATCGCCTCTAGTGCCTATCTATTCAGCAGCATTGAAACCGCGAAAGCCATTTCTACAGGCGGGCGCACAGCAAACTTGAACTGTCGCTTTCAAGGTGAAGAGTTCGTTTGTAGCAGTGTTTACGAGCAATCTACCCAAAGTAATCCTGCACTAACGCCGCTGGCAGACACCGATCCGATCACCTATGTCTTGGTTCGAGCTAGACCTGGCGAAGATCTGCCGTCTCTAAAGCAACAGCTAGCGCAACTCTTACCCAACACAAGGGTCTTAACACGAGAGGAAATGGCCAGCCGCACTCGTCGCTATTGGATTCGCCGCACGGGTGTTGGGTTTATCTTGGGACTGGGGGCGGCCGTAGGCGTAGTGGTAGGGATGGTTATTGTGGGGCAAATCCTCTACTCCTCGGTATCGGATCACATGAAGGAATTTGCCACCCTGAAAGCGATGGGCGTGGCCGATCGCATCGTCTACGGGATTATTATTCGTCAGGCGCTGTGGATGGCCGTTCTAGGCTATATTCCCAGTCTAATGCTTTGTATCGGGTTGGGGGTTTGGACGTTTACCACCCAAGGCATCATGATTCTGATTACACCCATCACCGCTACCGCCATATTCGGCATCACTGTGCTTATGTGTGTTGGTTCGGCGCTATTTGCAACACAGAAAGTGACCCGAGTTGACCCAGCGATCGTATTTAAATCGTGA
- the ctpB gene encoding carboxyl-terminal processing protease CtpB, producing the protein MNRTVSLSPLLRRLLYSGAIAATATLSFLGSSLGSTAQATFHNSPKAILDEAWQIVYREYVDSSFNQVNWMTVRQELLSQDYSSMEHAYTALRQALEQLEDPYTRFLDPKQFQALTNQTSGELSGIGIRLKRDEATQTLVVVEPIANSPASQAGIQPGDRIVAIDGRITRGMTVEEASRLIQGEAGTPITLRVDRDGRGAVTLPLTRARIEVPNVSYSLRAESTHEIGYIRLTEFSSHAPEQMRQAIQTLLDQGADGFVLDLRGNPGGLLQASIDISRMWLEEGAIVRTVNRSGNSHEITANHTALTELPLAVLVDGHSASSSEILTGALMDNQRAIVVGNRTFGKALVQSVHSLSDGSGLAVTVAHYYTPRGTDISHRGIAPDIQVNLTNQQRQTLSADRSLIGTPDDPYYQEAVSALQPAIARQIVPPTNPFVQLAEQESPSRQN; encoded by the coding sequence ATGAATCGAACGGTCTCCCTCTCCCCTCTGCTGCGCAGACTTCTGTACAGCGGAGCCATTGCCGCAACCGCCACTTTGTCGTTTTTAGGGTCGTCCCTTGGTTCTACAGCACAGGCAACATTTCACAACAGTCCGAAAGCGATTCTAGATGAGGCTTGGCAAATTGTTTATCGCGAATATGTTGATTCCAGCTTTAACCAAGTCAATTGGATGACGGTTCGTCAGGAGCTTTTGAGCCAAGACTACAGTTCAATGGAGCACGCCTACACAGCCCTCCGCCAAGCCTTGGAACAATTAGAAGATCCATACACTCGATTTCTTGACCCAAAGCAGTTTCAAGCCCTTACCAATCAAACCAGTGGTGAGCTTTCAGGGATTGGGATTCGCCTCAAACGGGATGAAGCAACCCAAACCTTAGTGGTCGTTGAGCCAATCGCCAACTCACCCGCTAGTCAGGCCGGAATTCAACCAGGCGATCGCATTGTGGCCATTGACGGCAGAATTACGCGAGGCATGACAGTTGAAGAGGCGTCTCGCCTAATTCAAGGTGAAGCGGGAACGCCAATTACGCTGCGGGTCGATCGAGATGGGAGAGGAGCGGTGACATTACCGCTTACCCGAGCACGCATTGAAGTGCCCAATGTTTCGTACTCGCTGCGAGCCGAAAGCACCCACGAAATTGGCTACATTCGTTTAACCGAGTTCAGTAGTCATGCTCCTGAACAGATGCGGCAAGCGATTCAGACCCTCCTCGATCAAGGAGCAGATGGCTTTGTGCTAGATCTACGTGGCAATCCGGGCGGACTGTTGCAAGCCAGTATCGATATTTCGCGCATGTGGCTGGAAGAAGGAGCTATTGTGCGAACGGTTAACCGCAGCGGCAACAGTCACGAAATTACGGCGAACCACACCGCATTAACTGAATTGCCCTTGGCGGTTTTAGTGGACGGTCATTCGGCTAGCTCTAGTGAAATTTTGACCGGAGCGTTGATGGATAATCAGCGGGCGATCGTGGTGGGCAACCGCACCTTCGGTAAAGCGTTAGTGCAATCTGTGCATTCTTTATCGGACGGCTCGGGACTGGCAGTGACGGTGGCCCATTACTACACCCCTCGGGGCACTGATATTAGTCATCGTGGCATTGCACCTGATATTCAAGTCAATTTAACCAACCAGCAGCGGCAAACGCTATCGGCCGATCGGAGCTTAATTGGTACGCCAGATGACCCCTATTATCAAGAGGCGGTCAGTGCTCTACAACCTGCAATCGCTCGTCAGATTGTGCCTCCCACCAATCCATTTGTGCAGCTTGCCGAACAAGAATCTCCTTCTCGGCAAAACTAG
- a CDS encoding ABC transporter ATP-binding protein, whose product MTATPINFQVSLTDTAKRLDASCDSTPNTLHGGKAIVARGVEMVFQNGSQKYRALKDINLDINQGEVHLLMGPSGSGKTTLLSILGGILTPTQGRVCLLGHDLTRSSRAKLSKIRLKNIGFIFQEFNLFPALNAMENVELALEMKGLKGRAGRREAMALLEQVGLAHKAKSMPRDLSGGQKQRVAIARALTGNPEIIMADEPTAALDSQSGHAVISLLRQLAKERNRTVVMVTHDPRIVDVADRVTYLEDGMLQADGLLQNRSAIH is encoded by the coding sequence ATGACTGCCACGCCTATCAATTTTCAAGTGAGTTTGACAGACACCGCAAAGCGGCTCGATGCATCCTGTGACTCAACGCCAAACACCCTGCATGGTGGTAAAGCGATCGTTGCTAGGGGTGTGGAAATGGTATTTCAAAACGGCTCTCAGAAATATCGTGCGCTCAAAGATATCAACCTAGACATTAATCAAGGCGAGGTGCATCTGCTGATGGGGCCGTCTGGTTCTGGCAAAACCACGCTGTTGTCTATCTTGGGCGGAATTTTGACCCCTACACAAGGGCGAGTTTGCCTACTAGGACACGATTTAACCCGATCGTCCCGTGCCAAGTTGTCTAAAATTCGGCTAAAAAATATTGGCTTTATTTTTCAGGAGTTTAATTTATTTCCGGCTCTAAATGCGATGGAAAACGTGGAACTGGCGCTGGAGATGAAGGGACTCAAAGGGCGAGCCGGCCGTCGAGAAGCGATGGCGTTGCTGGAGCAAGTGGGGCTGGCTCACAAGGCTAAGTCCATGCCACGCGATCTGTCAGGTGGACAGAAGCAGCGGGTGGCCATTGCTCGTGCCTTGACTGGTAATCCAGAAATCATCATGGCAGACGAACCAACTGCTGCACTCGATTCCCAAAGCGGTCATGCGGTTATTTCTCTGCTGCGGCAGCTAGCTAAAGAAAGAAATCGCACTGTGGTGATGGTGACGCACGATCCGCGTATTGTTGATGTGGCCGATCGCGTTACCTATCTGGAAGACGGTATGCTACAAGCAGATGGGCTTTTACAAAACCGATCGGCCATTCATTGA